A part of Anabas testudineus chromosome 7, fAnaTes1.2, whole genome shotgun sequence genomic DNA contains:
- the plxnb1a gene encoding plexin-B1 yields MLQGKALNSTLLLLLIPIIFVFVHGRSYPRFSRNDTDFQHLVLHPDPSVGTVYVGARDHLFQLDGLDGLQLQQEEKTGPVNDNKDCLPPVTEFNCPQASRTSNHNKLLLVDPKALELITCGSVHQGTCQKRSLASIKKVIFSTERPVDTQYVAANDPSVSTVGLVVELRGGEKTVMYVGRGYTTSHPPISTRHLSSEPIFSYEETAKLAVAGRLSEYGHHFVTAFSRHSYVYFLFYRRDIKSVSREYRTYAARVCVDDTSYYSYVEVPLVCRSPTSPSRTYNLLQAAQVGQGVGREGENLLGVFSMHTSSTNNSPLDASALCVYPLDELDKHIDSTRDLCYTQNGRVEGRGEVAYIEYEVKSSCANLPLNTLKAYPCGSDHTPSPMASREPLEAKAVWHTSAARLTAVAVSVREGHSIAFMGDSKGTLHKVYLGQDGLVDVYANTTIHRNSPINSDLLLDQNGSNIYVMTRTTVEKRPVAECGDHLDCQSCLSARDPYCGWCVLEGRCGQRRECQRGSLQGQWLWSFNQTQQCLSIQHLSLYNISRGEKTDISVSVEGLPSLGEGEAYSCFFHDTETLASLTNTGVTCSTPDASSLPPIGHGDEFVMVTLSLRFINVTVAETDFTFYNCSLVQELSGRRPCQGCVSSRWGCNWCVHQHVCTHKHACSEGVTIYNQNFKPQTPTIPPPTRKLTPLPPTVRTATTTTTTTTTTTTTTETTTTVTTTQPPPTETPAPTTPTAPSTTTVTLPTTLSAESTATLKQATTSPFVRIFIQATTNSSGSVSDVEAMIEENVGTTRRVSEEGTDNLNITYKPPHTTLQSSTSGQVDSDLRFLEPSGEVVGSSSDSTSTSAEVTLLTDLSVSDGKDSEETDSPLWFSEWEKSEGETEVDTAGSSFAGASDSFIFTQSPKTVIDLSSESATKYQSDSWTDSYFTECPCVDKVQDSSLLPVNVERKIVLVGKHLNLFQDENLDYECVLDVDNQSVAVDALVESDATQPSLYFITCQPHQYAYSALMEEYPAMINVRRKNTFLIDSAEDLYVTLFNCSVGRSDCSRCRTANPKYGCVWCGGASSSHCVYQDSCTDEIKHTCPAPVIHFLDPVSGPIEGGTVVTISGSNLGQRAEDIQNSVTVAGVHCSVISSRYEVSSRIVCETTKSGGEKSGQASVKVRGGGLGLSAQVFSFQDPVLSSIFPQRGPKAGGSSLTIRGQRLRTGHPSEVSILIGGVPCVVLNIQEDQISCLTRGSNRTGEHGISVRFGGAERHLQGLVYHYTPNPNITAAAPSKSFLSGGRIIRVSGQNLDVVQEPKMRVTLSPPDTLPPRKRRSISKRNEGRLSRGQDRQGRLKRWRRIVPETDCPEGKLCHVKQYESRCKVNSSSLILCPTPAVGPEARRARVKVHFLLDSLHFDFTTVGNEAFSYESNPKLYPLNQNDPNKPYHHKPGSIISVEGENLDLAIYKHEVEARIGDGVCSVKTLTHNHLYCEPPAQQPPVTASKKQDGMDSLPEFTVKMGNLNFSLGRVQYDSQPQSTFPLEAQVGVGVGASIVALIVLIIVLIYRRKSKQAMRDYKKVQIQLENLETSVRDRCKKEFTDLMTEMMDMSSDLVGSGIPFLDYRAYAERIFFPGHQESPLRRDLDVPESRRQTVEQGLVQLSNLLNSKLFLTKFIHTLEVQRTFSPRDRAYVASLLTVALHGKLEYFTDILKTLLNDLVEQYVAKNPKLMLRRTESVVEKLLTNWMSICLFTFLRESAGESFYMLFRAIKHQVDKGPVDAVTGKAKYTLNDNRLLREDVEYRTLTLNVVMPAAAASGGATTQTVPAKVLDCDTITQVKEKLLEQTWKGTSFSQRPHIDSLHLEWRAGVAGHLILSDEDLTSVVQGLWKRLNTLQHYKVPDGATVALVPRNSKHHLHDSHDYMPGEKTPMLDDGEEGGVRLWHLVKASEESELPKHRRGSVRERGGERAKAIPEIYLTRLLSMKGTLQKFVDDLFTAILSTSRPVPLAVKYFFDLLDEQALQHNITDPETIHIWKTNSLPLRFWINILKNPQFIFDVQTSDHVDAVLSVIAQTFMDSCTIADHKLGRDSPINKLLYARDIPRYKQMVERYYADIRQTISASDQEMNSALAELSRNYAAEVNCLVALHELYKYINKYYDQIITALEEDPTAQKMQLGYRLQQIAAAVENKVTDL; encoded by the exons ATGCTACAAGGGAAGGCACTGAACTCTACCTTGCTCTTGCTCCTCATCCCCATCATCTTCGTTTTTGTCCATGGTCGCTCCTACCCCCGTTTTTCCCGTAATGACACTGATTTTCAGCACCTTGTGCTCCACCCGGATCCCTCCGTAGGGACTGTGTACGTGGGGGCTAGAGACCACCTCTTCCAGTTGGATGGATTAGATGGACTCCAGCtacagcaggaggagaagaccGGCCCTGTGAATGACAACAAAGATTGCCTTCCCCCAGTCACTGAATTCAACTGTCCCCAAGCCAGCAGGACCAGTAATCATAACAAATTGCTGCTGGTGGATCCAAAGGCATTGGAGTTGATCACCTGTGGGAGTGTTCACCAGGGCACTTGCCAGAAACGCAGCCTGGCGTCAAtcaaaaaagtaattttctcTACTGAAAGGCCTGTGGACACGCAGTACGTCGCAGCCAATGATCCATCAGTGTCAACTGTGGGGCTGGTGGTGGAGCTTCGTGGTGGGGAAAAGACAGTAATGTATGTGGGTAGGGGCTATACCACCAGCCACCCACCCATCTCCACTCGCCACCTTTCATCAGAACCCATCTTTTCATATGAGGAAACGGCTAAACTGGCTGTGGCTGGGCGTCTGTCGGAGTATGGCCACCATTTTGTAACAGCGTTCTCACGCCATTCATACGTGTACTTCTTGTTTTATCGCCGTGACATCAAGTCAGTGTCAAGGGAGTACCGGACCTACGCCGCCCGAGTGTGTGTGGACGACACCTCTTACTATTCCTATGTCGAAGTTCCTCTTGTGTGTCGATCACCAACTTCTCCTTCCAGGACATACAACCTCCTCCAGGCTGCCCAG GTGGGACAAGGAGTAGGCAGGGAAGGCGAGAATCTGCTGGGAGTTTTCTCCATGCACACCAGCTCCACAAACAACAGTCCCTTGGATGCCTCGGCTCTGTGTGTTTACCCTCTGGATGAGCTTGACAAGCACATTGACTCCACCCGTGACCTCTGCTACACCCAGAATGGGCGGGtagaaggaagaggagaggtgGCCTACATAGAGTATGAGGTCAAGTCCAGCTGTGCCAACCTGCCTCTG AATACCCTGAAGGCATATCCGTGCGGCTCTGACCACACCCCTAGTCCAATGGCAAGTCGGGAACCGCTGGAAGCTAAAGCTGTGTGGCACACCTCCGCTGCACGTCTCACTGCCGTGGCCGTCAGTGTTAGAGAGGGTCACAGCATCGCCTTCATGGGAGACTCCAAAGGGACTTTACACAAG GTGTATCTTGGTCAAGATGGTCTGGTGGATGTATACGCGAACACAACGATCCATCGCAACTCGCCCATTAACAGTGATCTGTTATTGGATCAGAATGGATCAAACATCTACGTCATGACCAGAACAACT GTAGAGAAGCGTCCGGTGGCTGAATGTGGAGATCACCTGGATTGTCAGTCCTGTCTGTCGGCCAGAGACCCCTACTGTGGCTGGTGTGTCCTGGAGGGAAG GTGTGGCCAGCGCCGGGAGTGCCAGCGAGGGTCTCTGCAGGGCCAGTGGTTGTGGAGTTTTAACCAGACTCAGCAGTGCCTCAGTATTCAGCACCTCAGCCTCTACAACATCAGCCGTGGGGAGAAAACTGAT ATCTCAGTGTCAGTAGAGGGCCTTCCCAGTCTAGGAGAAGGAGAGGCCTATTCTTGCTTCTTCCATGACACAGAAACACTTGCCTCGCTCACAAACACTGGTGTAACTTGCTCCACCCCTGATGCAAGCAGTCTACCCCCCATTGGCCATGGAGACG AGTTTGTGATGGTGACCCTGTCACTGCGTTTTATAAATGTGACTGTGGCAGAGACAGATTTCACCTTCTACAACTGCAGCTTGGTTCAGGAGCTTTCTGGACGCAGGCC ATGCCAAGGATGTGTTAGCAGCCGCTGGGGTTGTAACTGGTGTGTCCACCAGCATGTTTGCACGCACAAACATGCCTGCAGCGAAGGTGTCACCATCTACAACCAAAAC TTCAAACCACAAACACCCACCATCCCACCACCCACCAGAAAACTGACTCCTTTACCTCCTACTGTCCGGACtgctacaactacaacaactacaacaactacaacaacaaccacaactgaaacaacaacaacagtaaccACAACACAGCCACCTCCCACAGAGACACCTGCCCCAACAACACCAACTGCACCTTCAACTACTACAGTGACACTACCCACCACCCTTAGTGCTGAATCCACTGCAACCCTTAAGCAGGCCACCACCTCCCCTTTTGTCAGGATCTTCATCCAAGCCACCACCAACTCAAGCGGCTCTGTGTCGGATGTGGAGGCGATGATAGAGGAAAATGTTGGCACTACAAGACGTGTTTCAGAGGAGGGCACTGACAACTTGAATATCACTTATAAACCCCCTCACACTACATTACAAAGCAGCACTAGTGGCCAGGTAGACTCGGATCTGAGATTTTTAGAGCCGTCAGGTGAAGTGGTGGGCTCTTCTTCTGATAGCACATCGACTTCAGCTGAAGTGACCCTCTTAACAGACCTTTCTGTCAGTGACGGTAAGGACTCTGAAGAGACTGACTCGCCATTGTGGTTCAGTGAGTGGGAGAAATCAGAGGGAGAGACTGAAGTGGACACTGCAGGTTCATCTTTCGCAGGCGCCAGCGACTCATTCATCTTCACACAGTCCCCTAAAACAGTAATTGACCTCAGCTCTGAATCTGCAACAAAGTACCAGTCTGATTCTTGGACTGACTCTTATTTTACG GAATGTCCGTGTGTGGATAAAGTTCAGGATTCTTCTCTGCTTCCTGTCAATGTGGAAAGGAAGATCGTTCTGGTGGGGAAACACCTGAACCTGTTTCAG GATGAGAATTTGGActatgagtgtgtgttggaCGTTGACAACCAGTCTGTGGCAGTGGATGCCTTGGTGGAGTCAGATGCGACACAGCCATCACTTTACTTCATCACCTGCCAACCACACCAG TACGCATATTCAGCTTTGATGGAGGAATATCCAGCCATGATCAAcgtgagaagaaaaaacaccttCCTCATCGACAGTGCTGAGGATCTGTATG TGACTCTGTTCAATTGTTCCGTTGGGCGGTCAGACTGCAGCCGGTGTCGCACTGCCAACCCCAAGTATGGCTGTGTTTGGTGTGGCGGTGCTTCTAGCTCGCACTGCGTCTACCAGGACTCCTGcacagatgagatcaaacacaCCTGCCCTGCTCCTGTCATTCACTTT CTGGACCCAGTATCTGGCCCCATAGAGGGGGGGACAGTAGTGACAATTTCAGGCTCCAACCTCGGTCAGAGAGCTGAAGATATCCAGAACTCAGTCACGGTCGCTGGGGTCCACTGCAGCGTCATCAGCAGCAGATATGAAGTCTCTTCGAG GATAGTGTGTGAGACTACAAagagtggaggagagaagagcGGCCAGGCCTCAGTCAAAGTGAGGGGAGGAGGGCTCGGATTGTCAGCTCAGGTCTTCAGCTTCCAG GATCCCGTACTAAGCAGCATCTTCCCTCAAAGAGGCCCCAAGGCAGGGGGTTCATCTCTTACCATCAGAGGTCAGAGACTGAGGACTGGACACCCGAGTGAAGTCAGCATCCTAATCGGAGGAGTGCCATGTGTGGT GTTAAACATCCAGGAGGACCAGATCAGCTGTCTGACCAGAGGCAGCAACCGAACAGGAGAACATGGCATCTCCGTGCGGTTTGGAGGGGCAGAGCGCCACCTGCAGGGCTTGGTGTATCATTACACCCCCAACCCCAACATCACGGCAGCTGCTCCATCCAAAAGCTTTCTCAG TGGAGGCAGAATCATCAGAGTTTCTGGTCAGAACCTGGATGTGGTCCAAGAGCCAAAAATGAGGGTCACCCTCAGTCCTCCTGATACTCTCCCTCCGAGGAAGAGAAGGAGCATCAGTAAGAGGAATGAAGGAAGGCTGAGCAGAGGACAGGATCGCCAGGGTCGgctgaagaggtggaggaggatcGTCCCAGAGACAGACTGCCCCGAGGGAAAACTCTGCCACGTCAAACAG TACGAGTCTCGCTGCAAAGTGAACAGCTCCTCTCTCATCTTGTGCCCAACACCAGCGGTGGGTCCGGAGGCCAGAAGGGCGAGGGTCAAAGTTCACTTCCTGCTGGACAGCCTCCATTTTGACTTCACCACTGTGGGGAATGAAGCCTTCAGCTATGAGTCCAACCCAAAGCTTTACCCACTGAACCAGAATGACCCCAACAAACCATACCACCATAAACCTGGCAGCATCATCTCTGTTGAG GGAGAGAACCTGGATCTAGCCATCTATAAGCACGAGGTGGAGGCTCGGATAGGTGATGGCGTGTGTTCGGTGAAGACACTGACCCACAATCATTTGTATTGTGAACCACCAGCCCAGCAGCCCCCAGTGACAGCCAGTAAGAAACAGGATGGCATGGATAGTCTGCCTGAGTTCACT GTCAAAATGGGAAACCTAAACTTCTCCCTTGGAAGAGTGCAGTATGACAGCCAACCACAATCCACATTTCCTCTCGAAGCCCAGGTGGGAGTTGGAGTCGGAGCTTCCATAGTGGCCCTGATTGTGCTCATCATAGTGCTCATATACAG GAGAAAAAGCAAACAGGCCATGAGGGACTATAAGAAGGTGCAGATTCAACTGGAGAACCTGGAAACCAGTGTGAGAGACCGTTGTAAGAAAGAGTTCACAG ACCTGATGACGGAGATGATGGACATGTCGAGTGATTTGGTGGGCTCAGGGATTCCCTTCCTGGATTACCGGGCATACGCAGAGCGCATTTTCTTCCCCGGCCACCAGGAGTCACCACTGAGGCGAGATCTGGATGTTCCTGAGAGTCGAAGGCAAACTGTGGAGCAAGGGCTGGTTCAGCTGTCCAATCTGCTCAACAGTAAGCTCTTTCTCACCAAG TTTATTCACACTCTGGAGGTCCAGCGAACATTTTCCCCCAGAGATCGAGCTTATGTGGCCTCTCTGCTGACTGTCGCCCTGCACGGTAAACTGGAGTACTTCACGGACATCCTGAAGACGCTGCTTAATGATCTGGTGGAACAGTATGTGGCCAAGAACCCAAAACTGATGCTCAGGAG AACTGAGTCAGTGGTTGAGAAGCTCTTGACGAACTGGATGTCTATTTGTCTCTTTACCTTTCTAAGG GAATCAGCAGGGGAGTCGTTCTACATGCTTTTCCGAGCAATAAAGCACCAGGTGGACAAGGGACCTGTGGATGCTGTGACAGGAAAAGCCAAGTATACACTGAATGACAACCGGCTGCTACGGGAAGACGTGGAGTACCGCACCCTG ACTCTCAATGTAGTGATGCCGGCTGCAGCAGCTAGTGGGGGTGCCACTACCCAAACAGTACCTGCCAAAGTCCTGGACTGTGACACCATCACCCAAGTGAAGGAGAAACTCTTGGAACAAACCTGGAAAGGGACCTCCTTCTCTCAGAGGCCACATATAGACTCATTACACCTTG AGTGGCGTGCAGGTGTTGCAGGGCACCTAATCCTATCAGATGAGGACCTGACATCAGTAGTACAAGGTTTATGGAAGCGCCTTAATACACTACAGCACTACAAG GTCCCTGACGGAGCAACAGTCGCCCTCGTCCCTAGGAATAGCAAACATCACCTCCATGACAGCCATGATTACATGCCTGGAGAAA AGACCCCTATGCTGGATGAtggggaggaaggaggagtgAGGCTTTGGCATCTGGTGAAAGCCAGCGAAGAGTCCGAGCTACCCAAGCACAGGAGAGGAAGTGTGAGGGAGAGGGGCGGGGAGAGAGCCAAGGCAATCCCCGAGATCTACCTCACACGATTGCTCTCCATGAAG GGCACTCTGCAAAAATTTGTGGATGATTTATTCACTGCCATCCTCAGCACCAGCCGTCCAGTACCTCTGGCTGTCAAATACTTTTTCGACTTGCTGGACGAGCAGGCGCTGCAGCACAACATCACGGACCCAGAGACCATCCACATCTGGAAAACGAACAG TTTACCACTGCGGTTCTGGATCAATATCCTGAAGAACCCTCAGTTCATCTTTGACGTGCAGACCTCGGACCATGTGGATGCTGTGCTGTCTGTCATTGCCCAGACCTTCATGGATTCCTGCACCATTGCTGACCACAAACTGGGACGG GACTCTCCCATCAACAAGTTGCTGTACGCCAGAGACATCCCGCGCTACAAGCAGATGGTGGAGAG